CCGAAGCGGTTCTTGACTGCCCGCAGCAGGCGGTAGGCATGGAACGGGTCGCCTTCCAGGTACAACACGGTATCGACCATGTGCTCCAGCACCCGCGGCCCGGCAATCGCCCCTTCCTTGGTCACATGCCCGACCAAGAAAACGGCCGCACCCGACTGCTTGGCCGCGGCCACCAAGCGGGCGGCACACTCTCGCACCTGGGTGATCGAACCCGCCCCACCCTCCAGCTCCTGCACAGCCACCGCCTGGATGGAGTCCACAATCACTAGGTCCGGGGCCAGATGGTCGATCTGGTGCAGGATGGCTTCCAGGTCGGTTTCCGCCAGCAGATACAGCTCCGGCGGAGTATGGCCTCCAGGCAGCAGGCGCAGCGCACGCACCTTAACCTGCCGCTCCGCCTCCTCCGCCGAGACGTACAGCACCCGCCGTCCCCCGGCCAACGCCAGGGCGACCTGCAGCAACAGGGTGGACTTCCCGATCCCTGGATCGCCGCTGATCAGGACCACCGAGCCCGGGACGATACCGCCACCGAGGACGCGCGAGAACTCCCCCAGGGCGATTGGCAGCCGTTCCAGCGTCTCGACGTCAATCTCGTCCAGTCGGTGGGCAGTGGATTGGGAGGCTGGACGGGGAGAGCGCCGGGCAGCGGCCGGCGCCACTTCCGCCAGCATGCTATTCCAGGCGCCGCATTGCGGGCAGCGACCCAGCGGGCGGGCTGTCGTTCGCCCGCACTGCTGGCAGACATACTGGGTGCGAGTCTTGGTCATGTCCGCCTGCGATTATAGCCCGGCCGAGAGCAAGGACGACCTGCACCATCCGCCCCCGTTGAACCGACCCCGTCCGCCGACTGAGCCGAGCGGCAGCTGCGAGTCCCGGGGCGGTGGCGATGCCCGGCGGGCTCGCTCCGCCGAATCATAACGGGCAGGCCGT
This genomic interval from Anaerolineales bacterium contains the following:
- the radA gene encoding DNA repair protein RadA, which produces MTKTRTQYVCQQCGRTTARPLGRCPQCGAWNSMLAEVAPAAARRSPRPASQSTAHRLDEIDVETLERLPIALGEFSRVLGGGIVPGSVVLISGDPGIGKSTLLLQVALALAGGRRVLYVSAEEAERQVKVRALRLLPGGHTPPELYLLAETDLEAILHQIDHLAPDLVIVDSIQAVAVQELEGGAGSITQVRECAARLVAAAKQSGAAVFLVGHVTKEGAIAGPRVLEHMVDTVLYLEGDPFHAYRLLRAVKNRFGATSEVGVFEMRAAGLAEVPNPSEVFLAERAVNAPGSAVAVTIQGARPLLVEVQGLSSASSFGHPRRTANGVDLNRLLLTVAVLQRRLGLHLADQDVFVNVVGGLRVDEPGVDLAVAAALASSERDRAIPADVALIGEIGLSGEVRSVPQLEVRLREANRLGFRRVVVPWSPSGEVQAPPGLNLLPARTLREALAALELTKASPGRSMIDERPRGG